One part of the Capricornis sumatraensis isolate serow.1 chromosome 13, serow.2, whole genome shotgun sequence genome encodes these proteins:
- the MPC1 gene encoding mitochondrial pyruvate carrier 1 isoform X2, translating to MKKSPEIISGRMTFALCCYSLTFMRFAYKVQPRNWLLFACHATNEVAQLIQGGRLIRHEMSKKASA from the exons ATGAAGAAGTCCCCAGAGATCATCAGTGGGCGGATGACATTTG CCCTCTGCTGTTACTCCCTCACGTTCATGAGATTCGCCTACAAGGTGCAGCCTCGGAACTGGCTCCTGTTTGCCTGCCACGCCACCAACGAGGTCGCACAGCTCATCCAGGGAGGACGGCTGATCCGGCACGA GATGTCTAAAAAGGCATCAGCGTAA